The proteins below come from a single Panicum hallii strain FIL2 chromosome 7, PHallii_v3.1, whole genome shotgun sequence genomic window:
- the LOC112901491 gene encoding F-box/kelch-repeat protein At5g60570-like isoform X2: MEAAGKRRCPGSRRRRVSARERMEELQDCNSTSLVALPGSLVLHLFRLFGQQDQSSWQKYILAYFLLVRDEYFSGESKTHSDVFCDISELDVFPYATDLGSEELELNEQKPILKAQSGGDSSGNRSNDCYFPGLHDDLSQDCLAWSSRSDYPSLSCLNKRFNLLINSGYLYKLRRKYGIVEHWVYLACSLMPWEAFDPNRKRWMRLPRMPCDECFSCADKESLAVGTQLLVFGREYTGLAIWMYNLLTRSWSRCTPMNLPRCLFASGSSGEIAIVAGGCDKNGQVLRSAELYNSEIGRWETIPDMNLARRLSSGFFMDGKFYVIGGVSSQRDSLTCGEEYNLETRTWRRILDMYPGGTSASQSPPLVAVVHNQLYAADQSKNVVKKYDKANNTWNILKPLPVRADSSNGWGLAFKACGDRLLVIGGHRGPRGEVILLHSWCPEGREDGADWEVLSVKERAGVFVYNCAIMGC; encoded by the exons ATGGAGGCGGCCGGCAAGCGCCGGTGTCCCGGATCTCGCCGGCGGCGCGTCTCGGCAAG AGAAAGAATGGAAGAGTTACAAGATTGCAACTCGACAAGCCTGGTTGCCCTTCCAGGCTCTTTGGTTCTGCATCTCTTTAGGCTGTTTGGTCAGCAGGATCAGAGTTCATGGCAGAAGTACATACTAGCTTACTTTCTGTTGGTCAGGGACGAATACTTCTCTGGGGAGTCGAAGACACACTCTGATGTGTTCTGTGATATTTCAGAGTTAGATGTCTTTCCATATGCTACAGATCTGGGAAGTGAAGAACTTGAACTGAATGAGCAGAAACCTATTCTGAAGGCTCAGTCGGGAGGTGATTCAAGTGGCAACAGATCAAATGATTGCTACTTTCCAGGCCTTCATGATGACCTGTCTCAAGACTGCCTTGCTTGGTCAAGCAGATCAGACTACCCTTCCCTTTCTTGTCTGAATAAAAGATTCAATTTGTTAATTAACAGTGGATATCTGTACAAATTGCGAAGGAAATATGGCATTGTTGAGCATTGGGTGTATCTCGCTTGTAGCTTGATGCCCTGGGAAGCATTTGATCCCAACCGAAAGCGGTGGATGAGGCTCCCGAGAATGCCATGCGACGAGTGCTTCTCCTGTGCAGACAAGGAATCGCTTGCCGTTGGGACACAGCTGCTTGTCTTTGGCCGTGAATATACTGGCCTTGCTATTTGGATGTACAACTTACTGACTCGCAGTTGGTCCCGATGCACTCCAATGAATCTGCCCCGCTGTCTTTTTGCCTCGGGAAGCTCAGGTGAGATTGCTATTGTTGCTGGTGGGTGTGATAAGAATGGACAGGTGCTGAGGTCTGCTGAGTTGTACAACTCAGAGATTGGCCGCTGGGAGACTATCCCAGACATGAACTTGGCCAGGAGGCTCTCTTCAGGTTTCTTCATGGATGGCAAGTTCTACGTCATTGGGGGCGTATCAAGTCAGAGGGATTCATTGACTTGTGGAGAGGAATACAACCTTGAGACAAGGACCTGGAGAAGAATACTTGATATGTACCCTGGTGGAACCAGTGCTTCTCAGTCACCTCCTCTTGTTGCTGTTGTGCATAACCAGCTCTATGCGGCTGACCAGTCAAAAAATGTGGTCAAGAAGTATGACAAGGCAAATAACACCTGGAACATACTGAAGCCATTGCCTGTTAGAGCTGACTCATCCAATGGTTGGGGCCTGGCTTTCAAGGCTTGTGGTGACAGATTGTTGGTAATCGGCGGCCACAGAGGGCCTCGTGGAGAGGTAATATTGCTGCATTCCTGGTGCCCCGAAGGCCGGGAGGATGGTGCTGACTGGGA
- the LOC112901491 gene encoding F-box/kelch-repeat protein At5g60570-like isoform X1 — MEELQDCNSTSLVALPGSLVLHLFRLFGQQDQSSWQKYILAYFLLVRDEYFSGESKTHSDVFCDISELDVFPYATDLGSEELELNEQKPILKAQSGGDSSGNRSNDCYFPGLHDDLSQDCLAWSSRSDYPSLSCLNKRFNLLINSGYLYKLRRKYGIVEHWVYLACSLMPWEAFDPNRKRWMRLPRMPCDECFSCADKESLAVGTQLLVFGREYTGLAIWMYNLLTRSWSRCTPMNLPRCLFASGSSGEIAIVAGGCDKNGQVLRSAELYNSEIGRWETIPDMNLARRLSSGFFMDGKFYVIGGVSSQRDSLTCGEEYNLETRTWRRILDMYPGGTSASQSPPLVAVVHNQLYAADQSKNVVKKYDKANNTWNILKPLPVRADSSNGWGLAFKACGDRLLVIGGHRGPRGEVILLHSWCPEGREDGADWEVLSVKERAGVFVYNCAIMGC, encoded by the coding sequence ATGGAAGAGTTACAAGATTGCAACTCGACAAGCCTGGTTGCCCTTCCAGGCTCTTTGGTTCTGCATCTCTTTAGGCTGTTTGGTCAGCAGGATCAGAGTTCATGGCAGAAGTACATACTAGCTTACTTTCTGTTGGTCAGGGACGAATACTTCTCTGGGGAGTCGAAGACACACTCTGATGTGTTCTGTGATATTTCAGAGTTAGATGTCTTTCCATATGCTACAGATCTGGGAAGTGAAGAACTTGAACTGAATGAGCAGAAACCTATTCTGAAGGCTCAGTCGGGAGGTGATTCAAGTGGCAACAGATCAAATGATTGCTACTTTCCAGGCCTTCATGATGACCTGTCTCAAGACTGCCTTGCTTGGTCAAGCAGATCAGACTACCCTTCCCTTTCTTGTCTGAATAAAAGATTCAATTTGTTAATTAACAGTGGATATCTGTACAAATTGCGAAGGAAATATGGCATTGTTGAGCATTGGGTGTATCTCGCTTGTAGCTTGATGCCCTGGGAAGCATTTGATCCCAACCGAAAGCGGTGGATGAGGCTCCCGAGAATGCCATGCGACGAGTGCTTCTCCTGTGCAGACAAGGAATCGCTTGCCGTTGGGACACAGCTGCTTGTCTTTGGCCGTGAATATACTGGCCTTGCTATTTGGATGTACAACTTACTGACTCGCAGTTGGTCCCGATGCACTCCAATGAATCTGCCCCGCTGTCTTTTTGCCTCGGGAAGCTCAGGTGAGATTGCTATTGTTGCTGGTGGGTGTGATAAGAATGGACAGGTGCTGAGGTCTGCTGAGTTGTACAACTCAGAGATTGGCCGCTGGGAGACTATCCCAGACATGAACTTGGCCAGGAGGCTCTCTTCAGGTTTCTTCATGGATGGCAAGTTCTACGTCATTGGGGGCGTATCAAGTCAGAGGGATTCATTGACTTGTGGAGAGGAATACAACCTTGAGACAAGGACCTGGAGAAGAATACTTGATATGTACCCTGGTGGAACCAGTGCTTCTCAGTCACCTCCTCTTGTTGCTGTTGTGCATAACCAGCTCTATGCGGCTGACCAGTCAAAAAATGTGGTCAAGAAGTATGACAAGGCAAATAACACCTGGAACATACTGAAGCCATTGCCTGTTAGAGCTGACTCATCCAATGGTTGGGGCCTGGCTTTCAAGGCTTGTGGTGACAGATTGTTGGTAATCGGCGGCCACAGAGGGCCTCGTGGAGAGGTAATATTGCTGCATTCCTGGTGCCCCGAAGGCCGGGAGGATGGTGCTGACTGGGA